The following coding sequences lie in one Paenibacillus durus ATCC 35681 genomic window:
- a CDS encoding nitroreductase family protein produces the protein MSNNYFDAVKKRRSVYAISKELPVSAEKVQEIVEQAVLHSPSSFNSQSARAVVLFGEQHDKLWDITSNTLRQIVPTEQFEGTAQKMAAFKAGAGTVLFFEDQAVVEQLQTNFAAYADNFPIWSNQSSGMLQHVVWTALAEAGVGASLQHYNPLIDEEVKSTWELPAKWKLIAQMPFGGIVTAPGEKEFQPVEDRVKVFK, from the coding sequence ATGTCTAATAATTACTTTGATGCTGTGAAAAAAAGACGCTCCGTATACGCAATCAGCAAGGAACTGCCGGTATCCGCGGAAAAAGTACAAGAAATCGTAGAGCAGGCGGTTCTGCACAGCCCGTCCTCCTTTAACTCCCAAAGTGCCAGAGCCGTTGTCCTGTTCGGCGAGCAGCACGACAAGCTGTGGGACATCACTTCCAATACGCTGCGCCAAATCGTGCCTACCGAGCAATTTGAAGGTACTGCCCAGAAAATGGCTGCATTCAAAGCCGGAGCAGGTACGGTTCTCTTTTTTGAAGATCAGGCCGTCGTTGAGCAGCTGCAAACAAACTTTGCTGCCTATGCCGATAATTTCCCGATCTGGTCCAACCAGTCTTCCGGTATGCTCCAGCATGTCGTATGGACCGCTCTCGCAGAAGCCGGCGTAGGCGCTTCCCTGCAGCACTACAACCCGCTGATCGACGAAGAAGTGAAATCGACATGGGAACTCCCGGCAAAATGGAAGCTGATTGCTCAAATGCCTTTCGGCGGCATCGTGACCGCTCCCGGCGAGAAAGAGTTCCAGCCTGTTGAAGACCGTGTAAAGGTGTTTAAATAA
- a CDS encoding peptidylprolyl isomerase codes for MDEKNLNEREHQDIPTKSEEAAVENTQQEIPVMDKIGVPSADAPAQSKGGKGWMIASIVLAAALVVVLIYPTFQKADGEAAVATVNGQDITKNELYDKLVQAGGESTLQSMITQELVDQEAAKAKITVTDADINNEIEDLKKQFGGEEGLNSALSQSGMTMDVLKEQLPLQVKIRKLLEPKVKITDKDIQTYFNENKASLGSEEQVRASHILVKTKEEADAIEKQLKSGGDFAALAKEKSGDPGSKDKGGDLGFFKRSDMVAEFSNAAFKMKVGEVSEPVKSQYGYHIIKVTDHKDAVTPTLEKSKEEIRKTLISQKVNEMSGTWMQTLTSGAKITNTLADAKKPDASAAPEASAKPEASAAAQ; via the coding sequence ATGGATGAGAAGAATTTGAACGAGAGAGAGCACCAGGATATCCCCACGAAATCGGAGGAAGCCGCAGTCGAAAATACTCAACAGGAAATCCCTGTTATGGACAAGATTGGCGTACCGTCGGCGGACGCACCGGCCCAATCCAAGGGAGGCAAAGGCTGGATGATCGCCTCGATTGTGCTGGCGGCCGCGCTTGTTGTTGTATTGATTTATCCGACGTTCCAGAAGGCCGACGGTGAAGCTGCAGTCGCCACCGTAAACGGCCAAGATATTACCAAGAACGAGCTGTACGACAAGCTGGTGCAAGCCGGCGGCGAGTCGACGCTGCAATCTATGATTACCCAGGAGCTTGTTGATCAGGAAGCCGCGAAAGCCAAAATTACCGTTACCGATGCCGATATTAATAATGAAATCGAAGACCTCAAGAAGCAGTTCGGCGGCGAAGAAGGACTGAATTCCGCACTTTCCCAAAGCGGTATGACGATGGACGTTCTCAAGGAGCAGCTGCCGCTTCAGGTTAAGATTCGCAAGCTGCTTGAGCCAAAAGTCAAGATTACCGATAAAGATATCCAAACGTACTTTAATGAAAACAAAGCATCGCTCGGTTCGGAAGAACAAGTTCGCGCTTCCCATATTCTAGTTAAGACGAAAGAAGAAGCCGATGCGATCGAGAAGCAGCTCAAATCCGGGGGAGACTTCGCGGCATTGGCCAAGGAGAAGTCGGGAGATCCCGGCTCCAAGGACAAAGGCGGCGATCTAGGTTTCTTCAAACGCAGCGATATGGTTGCCGAATTCTCGAACGCGGCCTTCAAAATGAAGGTCGGCGAAGTAAGCGAGCCTGTCAAGAGTCAGTATGGCTACCACATCATCAAAGTAACGGACCACAAGGACGCTGTTACACCAACTTTGGAGAAATCCAAGGAAGAAATCCGCAAAACGCTGATTTCCCAGAAAGTCAATGAAATGTCCGGCACCTGGATGCAGACTTTGACCTCGGGAGCGAAAATTACGAACACTCTGGCCGACGCCAAGAAGCCGGATGCCTCTGCAGCGCCGGAAGCCTCCGCTAAGCCGGAAGCAAGCGCCGCTGCTCAATAA
- a CDS encoding lactonase family protein, producing the protein MIEPSKLLLFTGSYSGAGESGIHVFQMDPSGGTLTLLDEVKGIANPTFVNVNAQGHLLYAIGDKLNGEGVKEGEVAAYAIDPASGVLTEISRTGTMPAEGKKQTSTCHITRDAGSRYLIVTSYHGGNIGLVSLDGEGHTVRLTGSAVHTGHGHHPERQDRPHPHSATFSPDERFLFVCDLGLDVIRAYTINYEKGTLEPHGDTKLHPGAGPRHFAFHPDGHSAYVINEVDSTITSFTYEAGSGTLRTVLTVPTLPKDFALENTCAEIALSPDGRYLYGSNRGHDSIVVFAVNPATAELDFVEHVSTRGGHPRHFALTPDGGYLIVANRDANNLVVFARDNESGRLTFTGNEAAVSKPVCIKPALF; encoded by the coding sequence ATGATCGAACCATCCAAGCTGCTCCTGTTCACAGGATCTTATTCCGGGGCCGGGGAGAGCGGTATTCATGTGTTTCAAATGGACCCGAGCGGAGGCACCCTGACATTGCTTGACGAAGTAAAGGGGATTGCGAACCCGACATTCGTCAATGTTAATGCGCAGGGACATCTTCTGTATGCCATTGGTGACAAGCTGAACGGTGAAGGAGTAAAGGAAGGGGAAGTGGCTGCATATGCAATCGACCCGGCGTCCGGGGTGCTGACGGAGATCAGCCGAACGGGAACGATGCCCGCCGAAGGAAAGAAGCAGACGAGCACCTGCCATATTACCCGGGATGCTGGTAGCCGGTATCTCATCGTCACGAGTTATCATGGCGGGAACATTGGGCTGGTCTCCCTTGACGGCGAAGGACATACGGTACGGCTGACCGGCAGCGCCGTCCATACGGGGCATGGTCATCATCCGGAAAGGCAGGACCGGCCCCATCCGCATTCGGCGACATTCAGCCCGGATGAACGGTTTCTGTTTGTCTGCGACTTGGGGCTGGACGTGATCAGGGCTTACACGATTAATTATGAGAAGGGAACGTTAGAACCGCACGGGGACACCAAGCTTCACCCGGGAGCCGGCCCCCGTCATTTTGCTTTTCATCCGGACGGACATTCCGCGTATGTTATCAATGAAGTGGATTCTACGATTACTTCCTTTACATATGAAGCCGGAAGCGGCACGCTTAGAACGGTTCTCACCGTGCCTACACTTCCGAAAGACTTCGCCCTGGAAAATACGTGTGCGGAGATCGCGCTGTCACCCGACGGGCGGTACCTGTACGGATCAAATCGCGGGCATGACAGCATTGTCGTATTTGCGGTCAATCCGGCAACGGCAGAGCTTGACTTTGTTGAGCATGTGTCCACCCGCGGCGGCCATCCGCGCCATTTTGCGCTGACGCCTGACGGCGGCTACCTCATCGTTGCCAACCGGGACGCCAATAATCTGGTCGTCTTTGCACGGGACAATGAAAGCGGGCGGCTGACGTTTACCGGAAACGAGGCGGCGGTGTCAAAGCCCGTCTGCATTAAACCGGCTTTGTTCTAA